The window CTAAGTTAGAGATGAAAATTAGTGTCTAAAAATTCAAAAGTAACTACATCTTCTCCAATCGTCAACTTTttaggagaaggagaaatggtTAATGTTCCTTTGGAATTCTGTCTAATATCAATGAGAAAAAAGCATTTATAAGgcattaaaattaaagaacttaCAGCTTATTAAGACCagagaaacaaggaaatataCCTGATAAGTTCATTCTTTATTCCAAGCATCAGCAAATTAATTCAAGTATCTATCAGATGCCCCCACCTAGCTAAAGGACTTACCTAGCTGCTGGAATtgtaattttgtaaagatttagGTTTTAAGGCttggtttaaaatatttgtctaacCTAAATGTCCAGTGAATTGCATAAGTTATGATTAAAATATGCAAAGGATCGATCCATGCTCCTCCTACATGCATGCCTGCCCACTGATGTGGCTCTGTCAAGAATTGCCTGTACTTTTTATTTACCATACCATACAGTATAACAGCTGAAGGATATAAAGGTCATTCTGAGGCTAACCAGAGGTCCAGCCAGGATGAACAGCAGAAGCAGGAAGTCTTTCTGTTGAGGGAGTTGTGTAGTTGCCAAATAACATTCTCAGAATCTCCAAAGAAAGTCATGGTATTATTACTACCTAACATTGGATATATTTGGTTTGCATCTTATGTCCTCCCACAAAAGTGtaggctccatgagggcaaggataTTGTCTGTCTTATGCATTTGTGTATCCCCAGCACCCcaaaaagtgcctggcacataacagaaGCTTAATAAACAAATTCCAGGGATTGACCAGGAGACAAGGTTGAATGGAGAGAAGAAGATAGGATATGTAATCAGAGCTCTGCAAGAGATTGGATGCCCGTGCTCTGCTCCCTCATCAACCACCACTTCTGTCTCCCCTTTTCCCAGGGTTGGGTAGAAGATACCTACTCACCCCGGGGCCCCATTAGCACTCCAGGTTACACCCAAGAGGCATTGAGGATGAGGCTTGTGTCATGGTCCGCATTATAGGGTCTTGCTCTCAAGAAGTACCCAATAAAAGTTTGTAAAACTACGCTGAGAAATAACAGCAGTTTGCCTTGAAAGGGCAGAGGCTCACCAGACCCTCATGCTCTTTAGCAGCCTCCCCATGATGTAGAGCAAAGTCTCAGCCTTTCACATTTCTTCATCTCCCACACATTTCCTTCTTCAGAATAAGGTAAGATAAGTTATGATGCTAACGACAGAGTTCAAAAACACAGTTCAAAACTGTCCACAATCATCACTGCATCATCTATACATGTCGGTCAAAAGGAGAAGATATGACAATTATATGTGATGAACAATCCTAGTCCAGTTTGCAAACACTGATCTACACACTCCCTGAAGTGCTGTGGGTATAGGCCTCTTTCCTGggatgaaatacatattttaaagaacccaaaagagaaaatctttcaCTCCGGGCTTTTCCCACCAATGACAGCTCACTTGGCTATAGGTATATGGCATTTTACTCACTCATTTACTTACCAAAAAATCCACCTGACCTGGCCAGAGCAGGACAAGCCCATACAGTCACATCATTCTTAGGCGCACCCTGGCCAGTTGCAATCTCCTTTGTTTTAGGTAGCCAGATTAGTGAACAAATCTGTCATCGTGACcgaaaaaaacacagaattatGGCAGTTTCTGATTTATTATGAATATAAACTGATTCTAAGCAGAATACTCTGTCTACATACATCCTTCAGTCTAGCTGGGATTACGGTGTTAGAGGATTACATTAGTTCTAGGGAAGTTTATCCCAAGGCAACAATGGACTAAATATAGAAATAGGCTTAGGTGCAGTGAACCTATGAATTGAAGTGGACTATGATTATGGTCTAGGAATAGACAGACTGCTATCAACTTTCACCATCAAAGCAATGTTGAAAAAGAAGGGacatgtgtaaaaaaaaaaacaaaaaactgcacatgttaaattaattttcaactCGCAGAAGAAGGTTTTACAAAACGAAACTTTCAGCAACTGAAATCCCTATGGATTCAGCAGGTACAGAGAGGTGTGCCTGCATCCTGTGCTttatcataaattattttcacaagATTCTAGATCAGAATGAAGGTGACTTCCAGAGGAGACGTTTACCTGTGAGTTTGTGCTTGGGGTCTGGATGCTCTGACCACTATTTATGTCCAAGATGTGTAAGTGTCCATCCTGCATTCCTCCTCCAACAGCAAGGACGCCAGCCTGCCAGGGACACCAATCCATGGCCTTTAAAGTTCCAAATAATCACACAGACAGGTCAGCCTCGGAGAAGGTTAACTCATGAATGTGATGCACCCAGGTAAGCAAAAATTTCAGAGGTCTGCACCCATAGCAGCTGTCCTGGACCTCTTATCCAAGGACAGGAACAACTGCACTCTCCAGAGATTACTTCTCAGAAACTAGAAATCACCTATGAGGTGTCATCCTCAAATTTtgataacaattgtaaatattttcaacataaaaaaatcacacaatagTTAAGTTTGGAAAACTGCATTAACACATTTTATGGGGCAAAAATCTGCTGCTGGAGTAGTTCACGTGTGCCCTAGAATCTGGTTATGAAATGCAGCCTTTCTCTGGTTTGTCTACCTATGTCTTTAGGTTCTAGGtcagagaagagaagacaaaagAGAGTTATGCCTGATTGCTCACAACTCAAAAGATTTCATGCATTATAACTCCtaatacatttcagaaaataaagttgcctttttatatttataaattattatagttCATTCTGAAAAATAGGATTTAGTATGACACATTTATATTGATAATTGAAATGACTagtaacaataattttaaataacattttaacaaatattttagttatatttatatatccttATCAATCATCCTGGTAACTATTCTCATTTTTGCATATTATCTTCCATatgtaaaaaagtatttttaaagtatcaaacATAATGTATGaactagtttatttttctgttgttttcatttatataaatgttttccatatttaacatatttttcataattatcatttttaataatccCATAATATTCCATCATGTTATTATACCCtaataaatttttgttctaattctggagtcaggtgtttttttttaatttgatttggtttgttttgtgtTGGGTTGAATTTTTTGGAGAGggtagattttttgttttgtttttattgtttgcttttgtaaagaatactataataaatatattctggCATATGTCTTTCGTTtctgacaaattattttttagtaaatTGCAAGCTTCAGAAGTTTTCCATATAGTTGTAACTTTTTACAACACCCACGTCAAATGAAGACACTAATTTCATCCTAATTTAAAGGTTCTTAgagttaaaatttaaatctctaatCCCACACACAATTCTAGAACTTTGCCCATTTCCCTGTATCAATAGATAGAATCTCATTTCCCTTCCTTTGAATATGGGCTTTGAGAGAACATCTGTGAcaccaaagaaagagaagaatggattttttttttactagaaataagaattttaagtacagagaaataagaaattattatgcAGAGCATGGTGGAGTTTACTCTGTAGCACCCTTCCTCCTTGTAGTAACAGGTCTCCTTACTTGGATGTGAGCTCGTGACCCAGGCCTGGTTGGTCAGTGTGCCCACCTATCTGGCTGCAATTATCAATTGAGAGATGAGCACATGACCAAAGCCAGACCAGAGTCCTGCCTAGGACTTCTCTACCAGACTTATAAGAAACAATTGTTTCTTCTCCAACTTCCATCTGAGAGAATCTGAATCTGAAGCAGCCAAGAGCCATTTTGCCCACAAAATGGAGTGTGAATGATGAATGAAACTAAACAGAGACAAGTAGAGCCAAAGCCAAAGAGACAGGACTCTAATGACGTTATTTAAGGCCCTAGACCCAGCCAATATTTGAAACAGCTGTATGTACCCAGGACTTCCCAATgacataagaaaatacatttacattttatttatattcaaactTGACTTTGGTTTCTGTTACTTACAACCAAACAATATGACACATGTGGAGTAAAAATAGAGTTGTCTTTCAGGAGAGGGATGGCAAAATCCAAAACAAATTCTAggggaagaaaaatctcaaagcaTTGGTGTAATGGCTTTGTTTTCATGTGTGAAGGATGCCCAGTGGTCTCTGAGATACAGGACACCTAGAAAACTACCAGAATTCTTACCTTGACTGCTGTAGGTTGGGCTATGACTTTTATTGGTTGACTTTGTGCATGCACACCTGGATCATGGGGCCAGATAGTCAGCAGTCCGTCACTACAGCCACTGGAAAGCAGCCTGCCATCTGGTGACCACTTCAGAGCACATACAGCTTGCTTGTGGGGAAGTGTTCCGACGTGATGCTGCGCTACCCGCACATCATGGTGATAAACATGGCCCAGTCTTGACCCACTGCACAGAGGTAAAGGGGCAGAATTATGACAGAAAACTTGAGCCCTATTGTTACATCAGCATTTGAAAACATGAAGGAAAGAATTATTTGAACTATTGAAAGACCTCTTAGGACAGATTCAAAACCAGGTAGACATTCCTTGGGTTAATAAAGATGGACTGTTCTATCTGGGTGATTCTTTTCAACAATGAAATAGATTTTTCTGGCAGAGTTTCAGATCGGAATACTGAGAAGATATCCTTTGATAGATTTCTCTGATGGCTTTAATATGATGCAGACAACCATGGAAAACAGATTTACAAGGTTACCAGATTTTCCCAGATTTATGCGCTGGATCTAGGAAATATTACTTTTCTGGAATTCAGAATATTTCACATAATCTCAATGAAATGGTtttagtatatattaatatatttatatatggtatagtaaaacagtatatatatatgttatagtaAAAGGATCaccatagaaatttattttctttttcttttaatttatagattcaCTATTAATTTTGCTAATGCTAATACTCTAAAAAGAGTATAAAACTATCTGAATGTCCCAGCCAACTGCAATATGATTAAAAATCAGTGGATAATGTCTCTACTCACTCTCGGTGATTTGGATCCAAACAATAATAAAGATCCTATCACTTTAAAAACTAATACACTCTTTCTGGACTAATCTTATTTTCCTCCAAGGAGCAAGTAAGTTACTGCCTataattttttcctgaaatttctcaAAAGTCcagaatcatatttttaaaaactatacagGCACAACATTGAATAGCATTCTGATGAACAATATGGGTTCTGCAGCCAGACCACCTAGGTTCAAAGCCTAATTCTTCCCTTTGTATTAACCAGATGACCTCAGGCTAGTATCTCAGTTTACTCATCAGAAAAACTAGGgaggggataaaaaaaaaaacactttacagTTTTATTGCAGGAATCAAAACACGATCATGGACATAGAGTAcatagcactgtgcctggcatcaAAATGTTAACTGCTATTATTATAAGAAAGGATCTGTTCATATTTCTCATTGATAATGAAACTAAACTTAAACAATGCAGACTGTAAAAGGAACCTGAGATAGAACTAACCTGCTTGCAACAACTTCTCAGGGAAAATATTTAGGCATTTCTAGGGCGTTTTGCTTAAATGGTTTTAAGTTTAGCCTACAATCACAAGGTAcgaatatttcaaatttatagcTGAGCTACTTAAAGAAATTGTACAAGGCTttggaatttatttaatttaaatctactttaagaaatacagtatgaagatgaatggctattattaaaagcaatatatatttaGACCAATTATATAGGTTCACAGGGACCGGTCACCTAAGTTTTCTGGTTAAAAAGAAGCAGTTAGACTAAATCAATAGTTGTCAAAAGTGATGTAGCATCAGTATCATTTGGGACATTAGAAAGACAAATTATCAGCACACcttcagacctactgaatccgAAATTACTGGAGAGcaacaatctgtgttttaaggagcgctccaggtgattctgatgcatgctcaagtttgaggaCCACTGACCTGGTTAATCTATgaggttccttccagctctaactTCTGGGGTCTATGCCCCAGAAAGCTTAACGTATTCCAAATTATTGATACCAATAGTAATAAAGCCTTGACTTCAACAAAATATCCCTCTAATAGGTACTTCTAGTGCAAAGAATCTCTTTACTTAAACAGAGTTATACATTTTATCTGAACAATTTAGTGAAGCATGAACCTCACATTCAGGACTAGCACATGCTGTAAGCACATAGCCACCACGGTAAGTATGGCCACTGGACCACTTACATCACCAGAAGACTTGAACACCTGAGAGGGTAGGATCATATCTGATACTAACGAATGTcctgttcaattttattttggctttggttttggttttaaattttatagttctATTCATTCAGCCTCCATAATCAATTGGGGATGCAAATATAATTGGTTCCAATAAGATGCCTCTTACCTGCTGAGTATACAGTGATTCCAGCTCAGAGCCGCAACCACTGACAAATGACCAAGCATATTTCTCAGCTGCTTTTTAGTTACCACATCCCATAACTGAAAAAATGAACAAGCAGAGTTACATAGCATTGACATTTTCACAGCCCACTATCTTCTCAGGGGCCTGATAGTCAATTAATGTTGATATAGTCAGTTTTTGTACTAAGTGAAAGCTCAACACCTTTCGACCCTAGTCAGCAGTTCTCAATGTTGTCTGCATATTAGCATCACCTAGGGAGAGTGCTATGGATGCTATCAATTGTGATTCAATGGTAGGAGTAGAGCCTGGGCATATGGCATTTATTGTAAAGTTCACCGAGTGAATTCAATAGGTAGCCAAGGGTTGAGAATCACTATCACATGACTAGTTCCTTCTAATTTGGAATTCCAGGAATTCCAAACCTGGAAATGCACCTACCATTACCAACAAATAAAATTTGGGTGCCTAGACACTTCCTAGAGACAGGAATTTTCTTTACTGCTAAGAAACTTCTTTCCTGCCAGCTACAAATGATATTCTGACGCACATGAAGAATGAGAATTTTGGCATAAGAAGAAATCATGGCATAGCCTTCATAAAATCTAGTATCACTGCCGAGGTGAGAAAGCAGTGAGAGCCATCCGTGGCCCTCCAAAACCATCAAACATGTGAGCAATATTGTTTCTATTATTGCTAATAAGCAATAGTAATAATGTGCATGAGAAATTAAACAGATTGATGGAAACTTGGTAAATCCCCAATTCAGAGAGcctatcagaaaaaaattcactcattttaaataACTCTGCTTCGGGTCATGGCTCGAGGTGAGAAAGGAGAATGGGAGGTTATCTTCTTCTCGTCAATGTCCTAAAACTGGGAATTCTACAAGCCCAACTTTAGTTTGAgagaaaagactttaaaaatgggggcaaatgaaagaaaacaaatgacagaaaGATTGCTTGGAAAAACTAAGCAGAGTATCCCTGGGTCCTCATTAAACGTCATTAAGAAAAGAACCAGAGTGGTATATCCTCTGACTCCCCATAGCTTCAAATACCACAACTAAcatagtttctttattttatatcaacCTGTGATTAAAAGTTGATTTTAGTTATCTAACAATTACACAGAGCacattatgagaaagaaaaagctgtCCAGTACTTGTACTTCTCCTTCGCTGGTGCCAACTGCCAGGCAGCTCCCCTCTTTTATCCAGGACACAGAAGATACATAGTTACTAGTGAGACTTAAGTCTATATTATCAATCCCATTGTGGTTTTCCCCATTCCAGATGTATACAGAAGATCCCAGGGCTACAGCAACAAGATCTTGAGAATTCCAGTCTAGGATATTCAGAtctataaaaaatgaatttcaaattagGGTGATTAGATAgccaagtaaaaatattttcaaatatttacaggTAGAGGTCAGTTGGAAAACAGAATCATGGATCCAAGCAGATCATTAGAAGTTCAAAACTGAAAAAGTCTCTCTGGAAAACTCCAAAGATCACTGAATTACTTACAGGCCTTAAAGCTCATTGTACCCCACAACTCGTTATTCATATTCTACACTGGCATGTTGGTAGCAGTTCCACGTGGATGAGTCCTGGCTTCCCAACTAGATCACAAGCAGACACATACGACCCAACAGGGCTGTTTGACAGGTCGGCTttattcatgtttaaaatatatgcataagaATAGGCCACCATTTGTACAGTTCATTCGAAtacagtaaaacaaaatgtatattatttGTGTGCCCTACCAACACCAACAATACCCATTCCTGAACATGAGCACTGCACAAGGAAAAGCAAAGTATATTAACCATATTTGGATGCTACACCATTTGGACATGAGGCAAAGGCCCTTCTGGTTCTCACAGCATCAAATTTCAAGTTTATGCCATAGCACAGGagatattttgtcatttcaacTTTTCAATTCATGATATAAACAATAACTTACAGTAGTCATTTCGAAGACCAGAAAGATGAATCTTCACCTCTGGTTGGAGGATAGAATAGTTTATATCACTGAACCTTTTAACATGGAAGGATTCATCTCTGACTCCATCTCTGCAGCCTACAAGAAACAAACAGTTCTATATATCTCTATGATCCTGGAAACATAATATTTATACTTGAAGGTAATAAGAAAcaaggaagtgaaaaagaaagtggTCATCGTGgtaaaaatgaattacaaattgcagggggaggaaagaaaacaaaaaggacttaattattttttaaaaaaatattcagtggcATTGTCTAATAAAAGCATGTGCATGCCAGATCTAAATGTAATGACAGATCTTGTGGGGCGCACACAGAGACACTATATCATGCTTTGAATATTCGTATGTATACTGTCACTTGAgattttaaaaccaaagaaaattttGTATATCCCTATGTCTATCACATCAACAATTACCTGGTAGACCTAAGCCCTCCTCTGAGTctttgtcaataaatatttgttgattcattgaCTTTGGCTCTTTTTCTCACTGTTTCTGTACCAGAGCACATAGGGTTATGCTTGGCTAGTTTCACCCACGACTACCTGAGGTCAGGACCATATCTTGTGCTCAGTTTTAATTCTCATCAAAGACCCCACTAAGTCTAAACCACAGGCCactatcttttcatctctccaacCACTTGGCTTACGATCAAACTGAGAACATCATGTTCAACAGGAACTGAGCCCACCCAGGTGACTGTGGTCTCTATGACCACGTGACTTCTGATAGAAGCATAAGACCTTCACAGTGTTATACCAAGAAGCCAGGTTATTGTTCATAGCCTCAGTGTTAGCTATGAAAACCTGCAGTTGTGGGCAGAACTGCAAGGTTACAAGAAATTATCAAGCACTGTtaataaaggtttttaaaaaatcaagtacaaacctccagttataaaattaaaaggtcataaggatgtaatatacagcatgtgactatagttaataacactgtattgcatattAGAAacttgctaagagggtagatcttaaaagttctcatttatacccccaaaaatgaaatattttggtataaatctaataaaacatGTATGATATCTgtataaagaaaactacaaactgtaactaaagaaatcaaagaaaatctaaataaattgagagatattccatgttcatggataagaagattcaatattattaagatatcAGTTCTTTCCAACTTGATTTGTAGCTTCGATGTAATCCTAGTAAGTAATTTTGTGGAtactgacaaactgattctaaaatttatatgtaggGGGGGATGTCCCAGAATAGTCAACAcaatattaaaggagaaaaaccaagtTTAAGGACTAACACTATCTGACTTTAAGACTTACTGAAAACTATAGttatgtcttattagggagaccacttcagggaagGTGCAGATGCCTGAttactgcgctgtacacctgaagctgaagctgaataataatgaatgtaaactataattatatatatatatatatatatatatatatatatatatatattcacaagaagtggagtacagcataaagaatagagacagtggaaatgtaacgacTGGATGCaatatcagaggggtaggagattcGGGGAAGAAGTTTATCACTTTGTgcggggtataaatgtctaactattacattgttttgtacacctgaaactaataataataaaaaattaaaattaaaaagctataatTATCAAGacaccatggtattggcaaaagaattgacaaatagatcaatggaacagaataaagagcccagaaatagacccacaaatATAATCAAccaatctttgacaaaggaacaaaggcaaagCAATGGAGAAAATTtggtcttttcaacaagtgg is drawn from Rhinolophus ferrumequinum isolate MPI-CBG mRhiFer1 chromosome 7, mRhiFer1_v1.p, whole genome shotgun sequence and contains these coding sequences:
- the CDC20B gene encoding cell division cycle protein 20 homolog B isoform X1; this encodes MEWKLERTAPRRVRTEEEMLWENIMQVLSKGMKQMRSQGSPKVFDAVNTTYSNFKSNFTKRESAEVPVASSPITTRWRQSQARKLAASSFREEHSTTDLLEASGSMIKITPEKDTLILGSYKELLKTPIKGNLETNSSTLHFCQAPHALDGDRKEDIASKSQKCLNELFSTQKVAQQVNGKMQLCEQSQCVWKGCRDGVRDESFHVKRFSDINYSILQPEVKIHLSGLRNDYYLNILDWNSQDLVAVALGSSVYIWNGENHNGIDNIDLSLTSNYVSSVSWIKEGSCLAVGTSEGEVQLWDVVTKKQLRNMLGHLSVVAALSWNHCILSSGSRLGHVYHHDVRVAQHHVGTLPHKQAVCALKWSPDGRLLSSGCSDGLLTIWPHDPGVHAQSQPIKVIAQPTAVKAMDWCPWQAGVLAVGGGMQDGHLHILDINSGQSIQTPSTNSQICSLIWLPKTKEIATGQGAPKNDVTVWACPALARSGGFFGHRGRVLQLALSPDQTRVFSVAADGIACVWKCCNPLSPSKLQFPDF
- the CDC20B gene encoding cell division cycle protein 20 homolog B isoform X2 — encoded protein: MEWKLERTAPRRVRTEEEMLWENIMQVLSKGMKQMRSQGSPKVFDAVNTTYSNFKSNFTKRESAEVPVASSPITTRWRQSQARKLAASSFREEHSTTDLLEASGSMIKITPEKDTLILGSYKELLKTPIKGNLETNSSTLHFCQAPHALDGDRKEDIASKSQKCLNELFSTQKVAQQVNGKMQLCEQSQCVWKGCRDGVRDESFHVKRFSDINYSILQPEVKIHLSGLRNDYYLNILDWNSQDLVAVALGSSVYIWNGENHNGIDNIDLSLTSNYVSSVSWIKEGSCLAVGTSEGEVQLWDVVTKKQLRNMLGHLSVVAALSWNHCILSSGSRLGHVYHHDVRVAQHHVGTLPHKQAVCALKWSPDGRLLSSGCSDGLLTIWPHDPGVHAQSQPIKVIAQPTAVKAGVLAVGGGMQDGHLHILDINSGQSIQTPSTNSQICSLIWLPKTKEIATGQGAPKNDVTVWACPALARSGGFFGHRGRVLQLALSPDQTRVFSVAADGIACVWKCCNPLSPSKLQFPDF